One part of the Rutidosis leptorrhynchoides isolate AG116_Rl617_1_P2 chromosome 1, CSIRO_AGI_Rlap_v1, whole genome shotgun sequence genome encodes these proteins:
- the LOC139888272 gene encoding (E)-beta-farnesene synthase-like, whose translation MSSLPLSAAFYSAPLSTPDFESSKKQEVVRSTANFIPSIWGDQFLEYNEKDAYVVDEQLVEELKEKVRKELMISASDESMTQHLEVLEFIDAVQRLGIAYHFEEEIEKALEHIYITYGDSWIDNKNLKSISLWFRLLRQQGFNVSCGIFKNQMDVDGKFKESLTNDALGMLGLYEAAYMRIEGEKILDDAIEFTKIHLGMMAKDPSCDSLLRTQIEQALKQPLRKKLQRIEALRFIPIYAQEANHDEILLKFAKLDYNMVQSLHKHELSQVSKWWRDLDVRNKLPFVRDRLVEGFFWMLGIHFEPQHSRTRIFLTKLCMWTIVFDDLFDNYGTYEELDLITQAVQRWSLSCLNDLPEYMQVIYRELLESHQEMEQELEKEGKAYHIHYIKEMAKEYTRYLVMEAKWVKDGYIPKVEEYMVVSEITGAYALVTARSYVGEGDYVTEDAFKWVAAHPPIVKASAMVLRLMDDIGGHKIEQERDHVASCIECYEKETGGSEEEACEYFSKKVEDAWKVMNRALLRPTDVAVPLLMPPLNLARVADTFYSGGRDGYSHGGSDIKYYIQALFVNPMDA comes from the exons ATGTCATCTCTTCCTCTTTCTGCTGCTTTTTATTCAGCTCCATTATCAACTCCTGATTTTGAAAGCAGCAAGAAACAAGAAGTTGTCCGCAGCACTGCAAATTTTATTCCTAGCATATGGGGAGATCAATTTCTTGAATATAATGAG aAAGATGCTTATGTTGTAGATGAACAACTGGTTGAAGAGCTGAAAGAAAAAGTGAGAAAAGAGCTAATGATCAGTGCTTCCGATGAATCGATGACGCAACATTTGGAAGTACTGGAGTTTATTGATGCCGTCCAACGCCTTGGCATAGCGTATCATTTTGAAGAGGAGATTGAAAAGGCCTTGGAACATATCTATATTACATATGGCGATAGTTGGATCGACAACAAAAACTTAAAAAGCATTTCGCTTTGGTTTCGACTCCTTAGGCAACAAGGCTTCAATGTTTCATGTG GAATATTCAAGAACCAGATGGATGTGGATGGTAAGTTTAAGGAATCGTTAACTAATGATGCACTAGGAATGCTTGGTTTATATGAAGCAGCGTATATGAGGATCGAAGGCGAAAAAATACTAGACGATGCAATCGAGTTTACTAAAATCCACCTTGGCATGATGGCTAAAGATCCTTCTTGTGACTCTTTACTAAGAACACAAATAGAACAAGCTTTAAAACAGCCTCTCCGAAAAAAACTACAAAGAATAGAGGCACTGCGTTTCATACCAATTTACGCACAAGAAGCTAACCACGATGAGATCTTATTGAAGTTTGCAAAGTTAGATTATAATATGGTTCAATCACTACATAAACATGAGCTTAGTCAAGTCAGCAA ATGGTGGAGGGATTTGGACGTGAGAAACAAGCTACCTTTTGTTCGAGACAGATTGGTAGAAGGTTTTTTTTGGATGTTGGGAATCCATTTCGAGCCTCAACATTCTCGTACgagaatctttttaacaaaattatGCATGTGGACTATTGTTTTCGATGACCTGTTCGATAACTATGGTACTTATGAAGAGCTCGACCTCATTACACAAGCTGTTCAAAG GTGGTCCTTAAGCTGCTTGAATGACCTTCCTGAATATATGCAAGTCATTTATCGTGAACTTTTGGAAAGTCACCAAGAAATGGAGCAAGAACTCGAAAAGGAGGGAAAGGCATATCATATTCATTATATTAAGGAGATG GCGAAAGAATACACTAGGTACCTCGTAATGGAAGCCAAATGGGTAAAAGATGGATACATACCAAAAGTAGAAGAGTACATGGTTGTTTCGGAGATAACAGGCGCGTACGCGCTTGTGACAGCGAGATCTTATGTCGGCGAGGGTGACTATGTTACTGAGGATGCCTTTAAGTGGGTTGCTGCACATCCACCTATTGTTAAAGCCTCGGCCATGGTTTTAAGGCTTATGGACGACATTGGGGGCCACAAG ATTGAACAAGAAAGAGATCATGTTGCTTCATGCATAGAATGCTACGAAAAGGAAACAGGTGGATCAGAGGAGGAAGCATGTGAATATTTCTCGAAAAAAGTTGAAGATGCTTGGAAAGTTATGAACCGAGCTTTGTTGAGGCCTACAGATGTCGCAGTTCCTCTATTAATGCCTCCACTCAACCTTGCGCGTGTGGCCGATACTTTTTATTCTGGAGGCAGGGATGGTTACAGTCATGGTGGTAGTGACATCAAATATTACATCCAAGCACTCTTCGTTAACCCTATGGACGCATAA
- the LOC139888276 gene encoding (E)-beta-farnesene synthase-like: MLCVRNNIPSNYRYRLLIKKVELIVKLDCMVSDSSLSVATNVSGIFKNQMDVDGKFKESLTNDALGMLGLYEAAYMRIEGEKILDDAIEFTKIHLGMMAKDPSCDSLLRTQIEQALKQPLRKKLQRIEALRFIPIYAQEANHDEILLKFAKLDYNMVQSLHKHELSQVSKWWRDLDVRNKLPFVRDRLVEGFFWMLGIHFEPQHSRTRIFLTKLCMWTIVFDDLFDNYGTYEELDLITQAVQRWSLSCLNDLPEYMQVIYRELLESHQEMEQELEKEGKAYHIHYIKEMAKEYTRYLVMEAKWVKDGYIPKVEEYMVVSEITGAYALVTARSYVGEGDYVTEDAFKWVAAHPPIVKASAMVLRLMDDIGGHKIEQERDHVASCIECYEKETGGSEEEACEYFSKKVEDAWKVMNRALLRPTDVAVPLLMPPLNLARVADTFYSGGRDGYSHGGSDIKYYIQALFVNPMDA; encoded by the exons ATGCTTTGTGTTAGGAATAATATTCCTAGTAATTATAGATACAGATTACTGATAAAGAAGGTTGAGCTTATTGTTAAGCTTGATTGTATGGTGAGTG ATTCGTCGCTGAGTGTTGCTACTAATGTTTCAGGAATATTCAAGAACCAGATGGATGTGGATGGTAAGTTTAAGGAATCGTTAACTAATGATGCACTAGGAATGCTTGGTTTATATGAAGCAGCGTATATGAGGATCGAAGGCGAAAAAATACTAGACGATGCAATCGAGTTTACTAAAATCCACCTTGGCATGATGGCTAAAGATCCTTCTTGTGACTCTTTACTAAGAACACAAATAGAACAAGCTTTAAAACAGCCTCTCCGAAAAAAACTACAAAGAATAGAGGCACTGCGTTTCATACCAATTTACGCACAAGAAGCTAACCACGATGAGATCTTATTGAAGTTTGCAAAGTTAGATTATAATATGGTTCAATCACTACATAAACATGAGCTTAGTCAAGTCAGCAA ATGGTGGAGGGATTTGGACGTGAGAAACAAGCTACCTTTTGTTCGAGACAGATTGGTAGAAGGTTTTTTTTGGATGTTGGGAATCCATTTCGAGCCTCAACATTCTCGTACgagaatctttttaacaaaattatGCATGTGGACTATTGTTTTCGATGACCTGTTCGATAACTATGGTACTTATGAAGAGCTCGACCTCATTACACAAGCTGTTCAAAG GTGGTCCTTAAGCTGCTTGAATGACCTTCCTGAATATATGCAAGTCATTTATCGTGAACTTTTGGAAAGTCACCAAGAAATGGAGCAAGAACTCGAAAAGGAGGGAAAGGCATATCATATTCATTATATTAAGGAGATG GCGAAAGAATACACTAGGTACCTCGTAATGGAAGCCAAATGGGTAAAAGATGGATACATACCAAAAGTAGAAGAGTACATGGTTGTTTCGGAGATAACAGGCGCGTACGCGCTTGTGACAGCGAGATCTTATGTCGGCGAGGGTGACTATGTTACTGAGGATGCCTTTAAGTGGGTTGCTGCACATCCACCTATTGTTAAAGCCTCGGCCATGGTTTTAAGGCTTATGGACGACATTGGGGGCCACAAG ATTGAACAAGAAAGAGATCATGTTGCTTCATGCATAGAATGCTACGAAAAGGAAACAGGTGGATCAGAGGAGGAAGCATGTGAATATTTCTCGAAAAAAGTTGAAGATGCTTGGAAAGTTATGAACCGAGCTTTGTTGAGGCCTACAGATGTCGCAGTTCCTCTATTAATGCCTCCACTCAACCTTGCGCGTGTGGCCGATACTTTTTATTCTGGAGGCAGGGATGGTTACAGTCATGGTGGTAGTGACATCAAATATTACATCCAAGCACTCTTCGTTAACCCTATGGACGCATAA
- the LOC139888282 gene encoding uncharacterized mitochondrial protein AtMg00810-like, which produces MGNFNPNMTPIDTSTKLIASGPPVKDPTEYHNIDGTLQYLTFTRPNNAYDVQKICLFMHDPRDPHLAALRRIFKYVQGTLDLGLRLYASSTTSLIPYYDANRAGCPTTR; this is translated from the coding sequence ATGGGTAACTTTAATCCCAACATGACTCCGATTGATACTAGCACGAAACTCATTGCCTCGGGTCCTCCAGTTAAGGATCCAACCGAGTATCACAATATAGATGGTACGCTTCAGTACCTTACCTTTACACGACCGAATAATGCATATGATGTGCAGAAAATATGTTTATTCATGCACGATCCTCGAGATCCTCATCTAGCTGCTCTTCGTAGGATTTTTAAATATGTTCAGGGCACTCTTGATCTGGGTCTTCGGTTATATGCATCTTCCACTACCTCGTTGATTCCTTATTATGATGCAAACCGGGCTGGCTGTCCCACCACTCGTTGA